ACGTTTCAAAATGTTTGACGTGCGTATAATATGTATGATGAAAACAGGGGACAATCTGTTTCAGTTTCAACGTAGAGATGTTCCAGAATATGATTTGTGCAGTTCGTCAAATATTTGGGTCgttctgttttatttttttgcaataaaatgacaaaattccCTCCTTTTTCTGAGCAGCCAAACACTCAAAAACATCAATATCCCCAACAAACGAAGCTAGCTACAACACCTACACATAAAATTTCTTCAAGCAGAATACATAAATCGAAGTGTTACCTAATCAATCAGGAAAGATGAAATATGTGCTTCACTTATATAACAGGATGAATTGTGTGAAAGTAAAGTGGTCTACTATCGAGGAAATGATCAATATAGACTATAGATTATAGGGTATATTACAACTAATCAATGTCACCTAAACCGACATGAGATTAATGAGCATATCATCGTTACGAtctaattttctataaatgtttctttttacttttgacATGAGATGTTAGAAAGGAGGGAATCGAATCTAGGACCTTAGATGCATGATAAATacttttaatcacttgagtTACAAATTCCTtacattttataaaataaaaatcacaaagagaaaatacaaaagtaaAATTTAGCCTAGTATTTAGTTtaaactagcctctctgcacacccttccgcgcatgcgagagggttttttttttttttataattaaatttattttagaattaaaaaatataatgggTAGATGTGTTATATAAAAGTAGaattcattatctgatttttcttttaattttaattgtaatttttttaatataaaaaatgtgaatttattatattatttttattatttaattaataattttaattcttaatgtttagATTAACAAgaatattttctgatatttttaatgttttatcattttctttcttttgctttatatatatatatatataattaaaggtAAAACTAGTCGTgattaaacaaaaaaccaaaaaacaaccCTCTCTTTACAAGCGTGTCGTATGGTAATTGGAGCTTCACAGGGTGACTCTACTATCGGAACACAGAATCCGATTCCTCTCCCCCTCGCTCAAAGGGTTTCTCTCCTCCAGCTTCAATAGTTGAATTCCTCAATTGCGACAGCTAAAACCCTGGCGGGACTTCAGAGGCAAGCTTCAAGAGACTGATATCGCCTTTATCAGATTGCTTAATTCCAGGTAACTCAAAGTCCTCCTTCGCCTTCTTTCACACTTTGGAGATAGGCAGCTCAATGAACTGCCTCTGCTCGATTCACTACTGTTTGCGCAATTTGATCCCTCCAGTTTAATGGGCATCCATCAATTTGAGAATTCACAGCTTTTAAAGTTCTGCGTCCTTTTAATTATCGTTTTATTGGTGTGTTTCTTGGATTTATTAAGTACTGTAAAGTTGCAGAGATAATGGGTACCAACCATGAACTGTATATCTCTGTTTGGTCCAAGGGTTATTCAAAAGATTTCGTGTTATTTTGTCGTAGCACGAAAATTAAGTGATGGATGCTTTGGTGGGAATAAAGGGGATAATGGGCATGAGTTTATAGAGGAACCCTTGAAGAGAATATGGCGAAGTTCGGATTTTGATTCAGTTTTAGATGAGAAACAGAATGTTCCTGAGTATGAGAACCGTCCACGGGAGTATTTCTCACTGAGACGGAGTTTTTTCGAGAATGCGAAGATTCATACCAGGAGGGTTCTTGAAGTTCTTCAACAAGATGGCCCTGGGTTTGATACAAAAGCGGCTTTGGATGAGTTGCATATAGAGGTTTCAGGGCTTCTTGTGAGGGAAgttctcttcaaaattttgaaacaagTAAATTATGCCAGTAAAATGCGGTGTGCAAAGTTGGGGTATAAGTTTTTTGTGTGGTCTGGCCAGCTTGAAAATTACAGGCACACAGCAAACACATATCATTTAATGATGAAGATATTTGCAGATTGTGAGGAGTTTAAAGCAATGTGGAGGCTAGTTGATGAGATGATTGAGAAAGGATATCCAACTACAGCACAAACGTTCAACATTTTGATATGCACTTGTGGCGAGGCAGGCTTAGCTAAGAAAGTTGTGGAAAGATTCATCAAATCGAAGACATTTAACTATAGGCCATTTAAACACTCATACAATGCAATTTTGCACTCTCTTGTTGTGGTGAAGCAGTACAAGTTGATTGAGTGGGTATATCAACAGATGTTGGCAGACGGTCACTGCACAGATATTCTAACTTACAATGTTATGATGTATGCAAAATATAGATTGGGGAAGCTGGATCAATTTCACAGACTCCTTGAAGAAATGGGCAGGAGTGGATTCGCTCCAGATTTGCATACTTACAATATTCTTCTTCATGTCCTTGGTAAGGGAGACAAGCCACTTGCCGCGCTTAATCTTTTGAACCACATGAAGGAAGTCGGTTTAGATCCAAGTGTTCTTCACTTCACAACATTGATAGATGGACTAAGCAGGTCTGGAAATTTGGATGCCTGCAAGTATTTTTTTGATGAGATGATAAAGCATGAGTGCTTTCCTGATGTTGTTTGTTATACTGTAATGATATCGGGGTATATTGTGGCTGGGGAGCTTGAGAAGGCTCAAGGGGTGTTTGATGAGATGATCCCTAATGGGCAGCTTCCAAATGTATTTACATACAATGCTATGATTCGTGGCCTTTGTATGGCGGGAAAGTTTGAGGAAGCATGCTCCATGCTTAAGGATATGGAATCTAGAGGCTGCAATCCGAATTTCACTGTATACAGCACCCTAGTAAGTTATTTGCGAAATGCTGGGAAGCTTGCCAAAGCTCATGAAGTAATAACACATATGGTGGAGAAGGGGCAGTATACCCATCTACTTTCGAAGTTCAAGGGATATAGGAGATGTTGAAGCCGTAGATTCTGGTATTTGCAGTGTTTACTTGCAATCTCATAAGAAGAAACTAATTGATCCAGGTCAGTTAACATTATGTAGCTCCTGGCTATCTCAGTTTGACCTTGTACCTACAGATAAAGAAACTGATTCCTCCAGGGACCAGGTAACATTATGCAGCTCCTGGCTATCTCAGTTACACGATGTACCCACAACTTGTTTCTATTGTCTCTGAAGGACAAAAGTAAAGTATGCAcaagttattttttcttcGTATTTTTGTAGCGCGAACAGTTTGTCCATGTGTTCTTCCCCCGCATACAGAAATGTCAGTATTGTTTTTATGGTCTTGTGAATTCAAAAGAACTAAATAGAGTACCAGACTGGTTTCACTTAGTCTAATGAAACATACATTATAGGTGCACATATGCATAGCTACATACATTTGTGTTTTTAGTCATATGAAGCAATAAATGGACAGTCCGTTATGTGTTTATGATCATACGAgtaaattgggttttgttgCTTTCTCACACATTGATATCAGATATGACCTCTGCATTTAACCAAAAACATATTCTATTTCCTGCAATCGTCACAGTTATATAAtacaaaaactgaaataatCACCTCTGTTTGGGctactttttatattttaatttggtttcaaATGGGTTTTGCTGGACAAGATGTTTCCCATTCAAACATGCGAGTCgatattttatgttgaaaaaGCAAGAATCACAAGCATTTGCCTAACAAGGACAAATGAATACAAGCCTATAACAGTTGTTGATCCCTTTTTCATTTCCCACTAATTTTCTCTCCATAATATTTAATTCAATTGCAAATGCTGCAGGCTTAGGCACAAGATTGTATGTCCTCTTTCACCTGCCCTCATGGATTGGATATAACCAAATACTCAAATCAAATGAGCATCAAGAATTAATCGAGTGTTTTTGGGTGTGTCAAATTTAAATCAAACACGGCAAACAGACCACAAAGGCACGGGACATGATTCATCTTtcaacaattaaaaattatattgaaaaaagaacaatcaatcaaattcatGGCAGTCACTCTCTGAAATTCTGAATGGAAcgattatttttgtatttatgtaATTCCTTTTTCAAGTGAGTGCATTGCATGAGGCATGTCTATATCTTGGCTTTAGTAGGCGCCACAAAATATCATGCTATTGCCAtccaacaataatatattattctgtgcgcttttttcttcatttcaaaGATGACAAAATCGACGATCTTATCACCTCCTCtcctcaccaccaccaaagcCAATTTGCTTCTCAATCTCTCAACACTTACAAATTAAATCCatttgcactttttttttttcttaattacttcgccaataaatttaaataaactcATACATTGCCCATACATCATAGAAAACTTACTGCTTTCCTTCTTGTAAGTAGGAGAAAATTTACCATGAgagatattaaaaaaaaactttggctttttcattttttctcctccttcttctcctcctttttctcttctttcttttcctcttttttctcctctttcttctcttcctttttctcttccttgGCTGGGCCAACTGATATTATGTCCACTTTCCCTACCTTCTTTAACTTCTTCACCACTGCCACTGGATCCATCATCCCTACCACGGTTAGCTTTTGGTCCTTTAGATCTGCTGCTATTGAATCAATCCCTGTTCATCAAATCACCAAAAGATTTCAagcaaagaaaacagagacagTGGCTAAAACGATGATCTATTTCACATGCAACAGCTGGGACAAGAAGTTCTTTTTGAATATTGAAGATGTTAACAAGACTTTGgcaaggaaaaaaggaaagaaagaaagaaagaaataccaAATATATCAGCGGCCGCTTCAATGGCTTTCTGCTTTGTTTTGTCATCAGTCATAGTCATGACCTTGAGGACCACCTTCTGCTACAAAGTTTACacgaaaaattaaacaagggTTATAGTATATGTTCTATGGTACATAGATTTTACAACACTGTAAGctttaaactaaattattgAATCGAAAAGGGCATGTTAGAGTTGGAAAAGCACCTGAGCCATATTTTTCTAAGAGCAAGAATGTAAGAACACAAATAAAaaggcgagagagagagagagaatgaaaccACGAGCAATATTGTTGGTTTTGTGGCCTTTATAAAGGGTGAAAAATTGTGAGGTGCAACTGGGCTTGAACTTGGGTTTGGGcttgggtttgggtttgggtttgggtttgggtgGGTCCTGACTCTGGAATTTGATAGCAAATCGTTTTACCACCTTTTGATGTATGTTTAGTAGGAggaataattttctttcaccTGGGTTAGGTAAATCTTTTACTTACGGAATGTTTGGTCTAAATTGCCAACAATGAATGAACATGCAAATGCCAATTGATGTGAAGAATTAGTTACGTAGGCTCTTGGAACGCATTTTCCAAACTCTAGATTTCCTCCCACGGCCGCGTGTGAGGTGTGAGGTGTCAAGAAGATGAAATGTCATATCAAATTCCATTTTGAGGCTTTACCTGTTTAATTAGGGTTGATATCACAGAACAATGGTTGCTGCTTTGGTTGGGACAAGTTGCCTGGCCTGGCTGGGCTACCTATCCTATAGGAAAGGACGCTTCCTTTTTCAAGATCCTATTCAATTCGAAAAAGATGTAACGCACAACTTTCTTCACATTTGAAAACTGCAGCATACACTAAAAAAGCAGGCTGCATGTGACTTTAATTGAATGTTTGATCTCTgagt
Above is a window of Prunus persica cultivar Lovell chromosome G2, Prunus_persica_NCBIv2, whole genome shotgun sequence DNA encoding:
- the LOC18786783 gene encoding pentatricopeptide repeat-containing protein At3g60050; translated protein: MNCISLFGPRVIQKISCYFVVARKLSDGCFGGNKGDNGHEFIEEPLKRIWRSSDFDSVLDEKQNVPEYENRPREYFSLRRSFFENAKIHTRRVLEVLQQDGPGFDTKAALDELHIEVSGLLVREVLFKILKQVNYASKMRCAKLGYKFFVWSGQLENYRHTANTYHLMMKIFADCEEFKAMWRLVDEMIEKGYPTTAQTFNILICTCGEAGLAKKVVERFIKSKTFNYRPFKHSYNAILHSLVVVKQYKLIEWVYQQMLADGHCTDILTYNVMMYAKYRLGKLDQFHRLLEEMGRSGFAPDLHTYNILLHVLGKGDKPLAALNLLNHMKEVGLDPSVLHFTTLIDGLSRSGNLDACKYFFDEMIKHECFPDVVCYTVMISGYIVAGELEKAQGVFDEMIPNGQLPNVFTYNAMIRGLCMAGKFEEACSMLKDMESRGCNPNFTVYSTLVSYLRNAGKLAKAHEVITHMVEKGQYTHLLSKFKGYRRC
- the LOC109947500 gene encoding heavy metal-associated isoprenylated plant protein 39 isoform X2, translating into MAQKVVLKVMTMTDDKTKQKAIEAAADIFGIDSIAADLKDQKLTVVGMMDPVAVVKKLKKVGKVDIISVGPAKEEKKEEKKEEKKEEKKEEKKEEKKEEKK
- the LOC109947500 gene encoding heavy metal-associated isoprenylated plant protein 39 isoform X1; translation: MAQQKVVLKVMTMTDDKTKQKAIEAAADIFGIDSIAADLKDQKLTVVGMMDPVAVVKKLKKVGKVDIISVGPAKEEKKEEKKEEKKEEKKEEKKEEKKEEKK